Proteins from a genomic interval of Acidobacteriota bacterium:
- a CDS encoding ABC transporter ATP-binding protein translates to MSDFLTVTGLDKGFPYGGGRLEVLCGVTFSLPAGTTASIIGDSGSGKSTLLHVVGGMEPPDAGRVLVGDTDLYTIAGDARARFRNRQIGFVFQFHHLLPEFSALENLMMPLLVRGVGAAEASAAATALIAELGLDHRTASRPGELSGGEQQRVAVGRALITEPALLLMDEPTGNLDHGTGDRTMELVLGLTARRGTTVLLVTHNPALADRCAVRFRMTEGRLERI, encoded by the coding sequence ATGAGTGACTTCCTCACCGTCACCGGTCTGGACAAGGGATTTCCGTACGGCGGCGGCCGGCTGGAGGTGCTGTGCGGCGTGACGTTCAGCCTGCCGGCGGGAACGACGGCATCCATCATCGGCGATTCCGGCTCCGGCAAGAGCACGCTGCTGCACGTTGTGGGCGGCATGGAGCCGCCCGACGCCGGCCGGGTACTGGTCGGGGACACCGATCTCTACACGATCGCGGGCGACGCGCGGGCCCGTTTCCGGAACCGGCAGATTGGCTTCGTGTTCCAGTTTCACCACCTGCTGCCCGAGTTCTCCGCCCTGGAGAACCTGATGATGCCTTTGCTGGTTCGAGGCGTCGGCGCGGCCGAGGCGTCGGCCGCGGCGACCGCTCTCATCGCCGAGCTCGGTCTGGATCACCGCACCGCCAGCCGTCCCGGCGAGCTCAGCGGCGGCGAACAGCAGCGGGTGGCCGTGGGCCGGGCGCTCATCACCGAGCCGGCGCTCCTGCTCATGGACGAGCCCACGGGCAACCTGGACCATGGCACCGGCGACCGGACTATGGAGCTGGTGCTCGGGCTCACGGCGCGGCGCGGCACCACGGTGCTGCTGGTGACGCACAACCCGGCCCTGGCCGACCGCTGCGCGGTGCGCTTCCGCATGACCGAGGGCCGGTTGGAGCGGATCTAG